One genomic window of Rissa tridactyla isolate bRisTri1 unplaced genomic scaffold, bRisTri1.patW.cur.20221130 scaffold_29, whole genome shotgun sequence includes the following:
- the LOC128903355 gene encoding olfactory receptor 14J1-like, with protein sequence MSYDRYVAICKPLHYGTLLGSRACVHMAAAAWGSGFLYALLHTANTFSLPLCQGNALDQFFCEIPQILKLSCSHSYLREVGLLVVSACLGFGCFVFIVLSYVQIFRAVLRIPSEQGRHKAFSTCLPHLAVVSLFVSTAVFAYLKPPSISSPALDLVVAVLYSLVPPILNPLIY encoded by the coding sequence atgtcctatgaccgctacgttgccatctgcaaacccctgcactacgggaccctcctgggcagcagagcttgtgtccacatggcagcagctgcctggggcagtgggtttctctatgctctcctgcacacggccaatacattttccctgcccctctgccagggcaatgccctggaccagttcttctgtgaaatcccccagatcctcaagctctcctgctcacactcctacctcagggaagttgggcttcttgtggtcagtgcctgtttaggctttggttgttttgtgttcatcgtgctgtcctatgtgcagatcttcagggccgtgctgaggatcccctctgagcagggacggcacaaagccttttccacctgcctccctcacctggccgtggtctccctgtttgtcagcactgccgtgtttgcctacctcaagcccccctccatctcctccccagctctagacctggtggtggcagtcctgtactcattggtgcctccaatactgaaccccctcatctac